The DNA segment TCAGTGGATGATGGCGACACGGTCAGTAGAGGATCTTGTCGAAGAAGGCCCGGGTGCGGTCCTGGCTTGGGTTGGAGAAGACCTCCTCGGGGGCGCCAACCTCCACGATCTCGCCCTCGTCAATGAACACCAGACGATCAGCGGCAGCCTTAGCGAAGCCCATCTCATGGGTGACCACCACCATGGTCATGCCCTCGCTGGCCAACTCCAACATGACGTCTAGAACCTCCTTGACCATCTCGGGGTCGAGTGCCGAGGTGGGTTCGTCGAAGAGCATCACGCGGGGTTCCATGGCGAGCGCTCGGGCGATCGCCACCCGCTGCTGCTGGCCTCCGGAGAGTTGGCGAGGGAAGGCGTCGGCTTTATCGGGAATGCCCACCCTGGTGAGTTGGCGCATGCCCATTTCGCTGGCCTCGGACTTGGAACGACCCCGGACCTTCCGCTGGGCCAGGGTGATGTTTTCGAGCACTGTCAGATGGGGGAACAGGTTGAACTGCTGGAAGACCATGCCTACTTCGGCTCGCACGTGGTCGAGATCGGTGGCCACGTCGGTGAGGTTGGAGCCGTCGACGATGACGATGCCAGTGGTCGGTATCTCCAGGAGGTTGATGCATCGCAGCACGGTGGACTTGCCTGAACCGCTGGGCCCCACGATGACCACTACCTCGCCCTCCGCCACGTCAAGATCCACGTCCCGTACAGCGTGGATAGTGCGGTTGAATGTCTTGGAGACGCCCTGCAGGCTGATCATTGGC comes from the Acidimicrobiales bacterium genome and includes:
- a CDS encoding amino acid ABC transporter ATP-binding protein, producing MTAPNTPMISLQGVSKTFNRTIHAVRDVDLDVAEGEVVVIVGPSGSGKSTVLRCINLLEIPTTGIVIVDGSNLTDVATDLDHVRAEVGMVFQQFNLFPHLTVLENITLAQRKVRGRSKSEASEMGMRQLTRVGIPDKADAFPRQLSGGQQQRVAIARALAMEPRVMLFDEPTSALDPEMVKEVLDVMLELASEGMTMVVVTHEMGFAKAAADRLVFIDEGEIVEVGAPEEVFSNPSQDRTRAFFDKILY